A window of the Lactuca sativa cultivar Salinas chromosome 7, Lsat_Salinas_v11, whole genome shotgun sequence genome harbors these coding sequences:
- the LOC111879559 gene encoding formyltetrahydrofolate deformylase 1, mitochondrial codes for MAQMSNNGSRGGTNSFRNGQSQGRSGVLTSKNKFCFNEFVFDPIKWQRKQMNEDFLDLSKMFNAVKSLVRVPSVDSKYKIALLASKQDHCLVDLLHAWQDGKLPVQISSVISNHDRVGNTHVMRFLERHEIPYHYLSKSKEKNVEDEILGLVEDTDFLVLARYMQVLSGNFLKRYGKDVINIHHGLLPSFKGGNPSRQAFEAGVKLIGATTHFVTEELDGGPIIEQMVERVSHKDNLLSFIQKSENLEKQCLMKAIKSYCELRILPYQHNRTVVF; via the exons atggctcaaatgagcaacaacgggtcGAGAGGAGGAACAAACAGCTTTAGAAATGGCCAAAGTCAAGGCCGTTCAGGAGTAT TAACAAGTAAGAATAAATTCTGTTTCAATGAGTTTGTGTTCGACCCAATTAAATGGCAGCGGAAGCAAATGAACGAGGACTTCCTTGACCTATCAAAGATGTTCAATGCAGTTAAATCGCTTGTTCGAGTGCCTTCTGTAGACTCCAAATATAAAATTGCTCTTCTTGCTTCTAAGcag GACCATTGTCTTGTTGATCTACTGCATGCTTGGCAAGATGGAAAACTTCCGGTTCAGATAAGCTCTGTAATCAG CAATCATGATAGGGTGGGGAATACCCATGTGATGCGGTTCCTTGAAAGACATGAGATTCCATATCATTATCTGTCCAAGTCAAAGGAGAAGAATGTAGAAGATGAGATATTGGGGTTGGTTGAAGATACAGATTTCTTGGTCCTTGCTAGATACATGCAG GTGTTGTCTGGAAACTTTTTGAAAAGATATGGGAAGGATGTGATCAACATACATCATGGCTTATTGCCATCATTCAAGGGAGGAAATCCATCTAGGCAG GCTTTTGAAGCTGGGGTCAAATTGATTGGTGCCACAACCCATTTTGTCACGGAGGAGCTTGATGGGGGCCCAATCATTGAGCAGATG GTTGAGAGAGTCTCGCACAAGGATAATTTGCTGAGTTTTATTCAGAAATCTGAGAATCTTGAAAAACAATGCCTTATGAAGGCAATCAAGTCATATTGTGAGTTACGCATTCTACCTTATCAACACAACAGGACTGTTGTATTTTGA